The segment ATCTTGATGTACCTTGCGTTCTTGGAACTGGTGATGTTGTAGCTGTTGTCGTATTCGTGGTAGTCGATTACGAACGACATGTTGTGCTTGCCGGTCCATTCCACGAAGGAGTCGAGTACGGCGAACAGGTTCTCGTCGTCGAACTTGAGTTCGACGGTGTCGGTAGTGTCGGCCACGAATTCATCGCGGTTGGTGGCGTAGCTGTCGAGGTCGATGGGGAAGCGCAGCGACTTGATTCCGTTATCGGCCATGAGCTTCACGTCGCTCTCGTCGAACTTGAATTTGCCCTTGAAGTAGGCCTTGTTTTCTTCAAGCCAGTTGGTGATGTTGATGCCCTTGTTGAGGTACTTCATCGCCTTTTCCTGGAGCGGACTGCTGATGGTGAGATCTTCGGGGATTACCACCGTGGGGATGATCGGGTCCATGATTGTCATGTCGGGTTTGTCCTTCTCGACTTCACTCGTGTCCTGGAAGTAGAGATTGTCAATCGAGAGGGAGTCGGTTACCTTGTCGCCCTTCGCCTGGAAGCTGACGGCCCTGATGTGGAAAGGATCGAATGCGACTTCTTCACCCCAGCCGCCCTGGGCCAGGTCCTTGAAGCGGATGGACACCTGCTTCCATTCTCTGGATGCGGGCACGGTTGCGAGATGCACGTCGTAGTCCGTCACGTCGGTGGTTTCCACGTGGATTTCGTGCTTGCCGCCCTTGTACCAGTAGCTGATGCCGCCAAAGTTGCTGCAGTCGATAGCATCGGGAACAAGGAGCCCCCAGCCCACGTACGGGTCGTAGGCGTAATCGCCCTTGTCGAGCGTGTAGTTGACGGTAAATGCGTACAGGGAACCGTTGTCTGTTGCCGTGGGGAGCGGGTCGCCCTTCTCTGTTACGTTCGGGGTCGTGATAACGGATGCACCGCCGTTGTCGTGATCGTCGTAAGTGTACCAGCCCGACCCGATGAGTGTGCTGCCGTCACCGTCTTCGAGGTCGTCGATGAGCAGGCCCGTTCCGGTGACAGGCGGAATCTGGGCGGAGGTGTCTGCGACGGACGAGGAACTCGGGTCGACAGCGGCTTCGCTGGAGGGGGTGTCGGGGTTTTCGTTGACAGGGCGTAAGCCGGAATCGGAATCGCCGCAGGCGGCAATAAAGAGTGCGATTACGCTTGCGGTCGATGTGGTAATGAGTTTCTTGAAAGACATATTAGCCTCGCATGTTATTTTACAAACATAATATACATTCC is part of the Fibrobacter sp. UWR2 genome and harbors:
- a CDS encoding cellulase family glycosylhydrolase, producing MSFKKLITTSTASVIALFIAACGDSDSGLRPVNENPDTPSSEAAVDPSSSSVADTSAQIPPVTGTGLLIDDLEDGDGSTLIGSGWYTYDDHDNGGASVITTPNVTEKGDPLPTATDNGSLYAFTVNYTLDKGDYAYDPYVGWGLLVPDAIDCSNFGGISYWYKGGKHEIHVETTDVTDYDVHLATVPASREWKQVSIRFKDLAQGGWGEEVAFDPFHIRAVSFQAKGDKVTDSLSIDNLYFQDTSEVEKDKPDMTIMDPIIPTVVIPEDLTISSPLQEKAMKYLNKGINITNWLEENKAYFKGKFKFDESDVKLMADNGIKSLRFPIDLDSYATNRDEFVADTTDTVELKFDDENLFAVLDSFVEWTGKHNMSFVIDYHEYDNSYNITSSKNARYIKMMANVWKHVAAHYASNEREDIFYELLNEPDMTNGAVKSPAWHAAAQEDVDSIRTVDTKHTIIFGDAEWYSISVLSKSEPLNDDNVIYAIHTYEPFIFTHQSASWAETKTIKNLMFPYDKEKWSEYSADFGVTKSTPSHIKNSLKNYNRTGSMEAILKSVVPAKKWAIEHNVPVIINEFGAYNLKTDKQSVLNYMSAMRTISDTLQIPLTHWGYTGGFALFDSEDGVKGTKLIDGMKEAYGL